Proteins encoded within one genomic window of Oncorhynchus keta strain PuntledgeMale-10-30-2019 chromosome 12, Oket_V2, whole genome shotgun sequence:
- the LOC118391788 gene encoding arsenite methyltransferase-like produces the protein MVVPEKLQGCKVLDLGSGSGRDCFILSKLVGQSGHVIGIDMTAELILASRKYVQYHQQKYGYEKPNTIFVQGYIEKLNETGIQSGSLDVLVSNCAMCLCPDKKPVLREAFRVLKEGGELYFSDIYSSKAVPEHLKQDPVLWGEGLSGALYWRDLISLVHEVGFSTPYLLTASHIIVHNSELQKKASGITHTSATYRLFKLPKNRKQSDAVVAYKGTVPDHPDLLKFDMYHCFETDIKVTVDAEMAAVLQHSRFSSDFSIQSSDKPAPSPKCAPQSCHLNNPFLLADNLKLHSKPSTKIGNTEEPVEKYDTTN, from the exons TGTAAGGTGCTGGATCTGGGCAGTGGCTCTGGCAGAGACTGCTTCATTCTCAGTAAACTAGTGGGCCAGAGCGGTCATGTCATCGGCATTGACATGACAGCAGAACTG ATCCTGGCATCACGCAAATATGTCCAGTACCACCAGCAGAAGTATGGCTACGAGAAGCCCAACACCATATTTGTGCAGGGTTACATAGAGAAACTGAATGAGACGGGAATACAGAGTGGTTCGCTGGATGTTCTGGT gtcaaACTGTGCCATGTGTCTGTGTCCTGACAAGAAGCCGGTTCTCAGGGAGGCTTTCAGAGTGCTCAAG GAGGGTGGGGAACTTTACTTTAGTGACATATATTCCAGCAAGGCTGTTCCGGAACATTTGAAACAAGACCCAGTTCTGTGGG GTGAAGGCTTGAGTGGTGCCCTATACTGGCGAGACCTGATCTCTCTAGTGCACGAGGTGGGCTTTAGTACTCCGTACCTTCTCACTGCAAGCCACATCATAGTCCACAATAGTGAGCTACAGAAGAAAGCAA GTGGCAtcacacacacctctgcaacTTACCGCCTCTTCAAGTTGCCCAAAAATAGAAAGCAGAGCGACGCAGTTGTGGCTTACAAAGGAACGGTCCCTGACCATCCCGACTTACTCAAGTTTGACATGTATCATTGTTTTGAG ACAGACATAAAGGTAACCGTGGATGCAGAAATGGCAGCCGTGCTTCAGCATTCCCGATTCTCCTCTGACTTCTCCATCCAAAGCTCAGACAAACCTGCACCAAGCCCTAAATGTGCCCCTCAG AGTTGCCACCTTAATAACCCATTCCTACTTGCTGATAACCTCAAACTTCATTCAAAGCCCTCCACCAAGATTGGGAACACTGAAGAACCAGTGGAAAAGTATGACACTACCAACTGA